The window TCCACCATCGGCGCCCACGCGGCGCCGCATTGTTTGAGCGTCTCGAGGGCGTGGCGCCGGAGCTTCGGCAGATGCTGCTCGCGCACCCGGGTGGCGACTCCAGCGGTCCGTTCGGTCAGGAGCGGCACGACGGTGGTGACCCCCAGCTCAGTTGCCTTCTCCACCAGCCAGACGAACCGCTCGCGATCACCCGCGCCGACCGCCAGGATGAGCTCCGCCGGCCGGGGTGCCGCGGCCGCCGCGTCCACCTCCACCAGCCAGGACTGCCCCTCCTGCACCGCCCGCCCCGTGCCGATCAGTCCGGCGCCGTCGCGCAATCCGACCGGGTCCCCCGCTTCCACCCGCCGCACCCGGAGGTGGTGCGCCTCGTTCTCGTCGATTGGCGCTCGCGACCCCGCCGGATGAGCGCCGGCGGGCACGAGCACGGTAATCACGGGTGCGCCGCCGCCACCGCCCACCAGCCGGCGTCTGCCGTCTCCTCCTGGATCTCGAACCCCGCCCCGGCCAGCGCGGGCCGGAAGAGGTCCGACTCTGCCACTTCCATCCCGGAAAAGATCCCCAGCCCACCGGGCCGGAGCGCCGGTCCGATGGCCGGTAGCAAGGCGACGTTCACCGTGCGGAGAATGTTCGAGAGCACCAGGTCGGCCGGGCCGAGCAGACGGGTCAGGTCGGCGGCGTCTCCGTCGAGGAACTCTACCACGCCGCGAACCTCGTTCCGTTCCGCGTTGCGCTGGCCGACGACTGTGGCCTCGGCGTCGTTGTCGATGCCGATGGCGCGGGCGGCACCCAGCTTGGCCGCGGCGATCGCGAGAATCCCGCTCCCGCTGCCGAGATCGAGCACGCGATCGCCGGCGTGCAGGTACCGCTCGAGCAGGACGAGGGCGGCGCGCGTAGAGCCGTGCTCCCCGCTTCCGAACGCGTTCTCCGGGTCCAGCACCACGGTCGTCGCGTCAGGATCCGCGTCCCCCGTAATCCACGATGGCATCACGATGAGCCGGCCGAAGCGCCGCGAGCCGAGCCCCTCCCGCCACCGGATGCTCCAGTCGACCGATTCGAGCGGCCGCGATTGCGCGTCCACCGGCCCGCCCTCCGCCGCCGATAACGCGGCGATGAGCGCGGTGGCGGCGGGCTCGTCCTCGGCGAAGGTGACCAGGGTGCCATCGTTCCGCTCCTCCACCGTGTGACCGGTGTGCGCCACCAGCCAGGCGCTGGTGCGCTCCCGGTGTTCCGCCGGGGTGCGGACATCGACGGCCCACCAGGTCATGCGCCGAGCGCTTCCTTCAGCTTGGACCAGAAGCCGGGCGACCGGGTGGGCGGCTCGCCCTCCAGCTTGGCGAGCTCCCGGAAGAGCCGCTCCTGCTCCTCACTCAGGCGCTCCGGTGTCCAGACGTGGATCCGAACCAGCAGATCTCCCTTGCGCGACTGTCCCAGCACCGGGAGGCCGCGCCCCTTGAGGCGGAGCACGGTCTCCGGCTGGGTCCCGGCCGGAATGCGCACCCGCTCCGCACCGTAGGGCGTCGGCACCTCGAAGTCACCGCCCAGCGCCGCCTGGGAGAAGGAGAGCGGCAGATCGAAGAAGAGATCGTCTCCCTGGCGCTCGAAGCGGTCGTCGTCCTTGATCTCCAGCATCACCAGCAGGTCGCCGGCGGGGCCGTTCCGTGGACCCGCCGCCCCCTGGCCCCGCAATGTCAGGTAGTTGTTGGAGGAGACTCCGGCCGGAATCTCGACGGCGACCGTCTTGTCGGTCCGCACCCGTCCCTCGCCGCGGCATGCCTCGCAGGGATGCTGCACCACCGCGCCTTCGCCACCGCAGGTCGGGCAGGCCGAAACCGAAACGAACTGGCCGAACATGCTCCGCGCCGCACGTCGGACTTCGCCGCTGCCGCCGCAGGTGGAGCAGGTCGCGGGACGGGTGCCCGGCTTGGCCCCGCTCCCCTCGCACACCGTGCAGCGCTCCAGCGACTTGAACTTGACGGACTTCTTGACCCCGCTCGCCACCTCGCCCAGCGTGAGCCGCACGTGCACCCGCACGTCCTGGCCCCGGCGGTTGTCGGCGCGCTGGCCCGCGCCGAAGATGGACTCCAGCCCGCCCAACCCGCCGAAATCGCGCATGAAGATGTTGAGCGCTTCGCTCAGGTCGACGTGGTGGAATCCGAATCCCCCAGCGCCGGCACCGACCCCGGCCTTGCCGTATCGGTCGTACGCGGCGCGCTTCTGGGGATCGCGGAGGATCTCGTAGGCCTCGGTGATCTCCTTGAACTTCGCCTCCGCGTCGGGCGCCGCGTTGCGGTCGGGATGGAACTCCATCGCGAGCTTCCGGTAGGCCTTCTTGATCTCACCGTCGGGAGCATCGCGCGGCACGCCGAGCAGGGTATAGAAGTCACTCACTCCAGCAGTCCCTCCACCAAGCGGCTGGTGTGCTCCACCAGCCCGATGATCTTGTCGTAGGGCATGCGGGTCGGCCCCATGACGCCGATGACGCCCTTGAGGTCGCCGGCTTCATAGGAGGCGGTGACCAGGGTGAACTCGTTCAGCCGCGCGTCCGAATTCTCCGCGCCGATGGTGATCGAGAGCCCCCGCTGCCGGCGCAGCACCAGCGCCTCCTTGAGGAGATCGCGCCCCTCGGTGAGCCGGAGCAGCTCCCGCATCCTCGAGTTGGAGGCGAACTCGGGCTGCTCCGCCAGCATCTGCGCGCTGCCCAGCACGACCGCGCTCCCCTCCTCCGGCAGGCCGAAGATCCCCTCCCGCTCGGCGATGAAGATGTTGAACAGCTCGCCGCCCTTGCTGGAGCTTGCCGCGTCGCGCAGCCGCTCGGGCAAGTTGGTTCGGATGGCCTGGAGCGTGAGCCCCGCCAGCCGCTCGTTGAGGACCCGGGCCACGTCCTGGACTGACTCGGGCGAGAGCCGGCCAGGCACCTCGACGAAAATAGTGCGTACCACACCCCCGCCCAGATTGAACACCAGGAGCAATCGCTCCGAGGAGACCGGCACGAGCTCCAGCCGTTCCAGGACCAGCTCGTTCAGTGCCGGAGCTACCGCCACGCCCAGCTCCTGGGTTAGCACGCCCAGCACCTGCGCCGCCCGCCGGAGGATCTCTTCGACCGCGTTGCGTGATCCCGTCAGCTCGGTACGAAGGGCGTGCTGCGCCTCGTGGCTGGGCGGCGCCAGGCGCATGATCTCGTTGACGTACCTCCGGTAGGCGCGATCGGTGGGGATCCGCCCGGCGGAGGTATGGGGATGGAAGAGGTAGCCCTTCTCCTCCAGCTCGCTCATCGTGCTCCGGATGGTGGCGGGCGACACGCCCAGGCCGAACCGCCGCGCGATGGTCTGGCTGCCGGCCGGCTCCGCGGTCTCGATGTAGGTCTGGACGACGGCTTCCAGCACCCGCAATTCCCGCTCACTCAGTTGATCCTGCATGGGCATAGCTCGAAAATATAAAGACTTACGGCGACGCTCGGAAGCGCGGGACCGAGCCCGGGTTGACCGCCGCTCCAGCGAGCCCTACCGTGAGAAAGCGCTGACGCCAGTCTCGAACCAACACCGACTTCATTGAATCTGGAGGACATATGGCCAGCCGTGACCCCGGCACCCATCCCAATCAGGAGATGGAGCACTGTATCGATAACTGTACCACCTGTCACCGGATCTGCCTGGAGACCGCCGCCCGCCACTTCCGGGGTGAGGCGGCGATCGCGGAGACCCACGTGCGGCTGCTGCTTGACTGCGCCGAGATCTGCGCCACCAGCGCGGACTTCATGATCCGAGGCTCCGAGCTGCACGCCCACACCTGCCAGGCGTGCGCCGCCATCTGCGACCGTTGCGCCGATGAGTGCGACCGGGCGGGCGAAGACCCCCACATGGCCGCCTGCGCCGAGATCTGCCGCCGTTGCGCCGAGACCTGTCGGGAGATGGCGGGCGCTATCCACTGACCGAGGCTGTCAGGGCGTCGAGGCGCAGCCAGCCCTCGGCCGTGAGCCGGATCCGGCCGCGGCTGGACTGCGCCCAGCCCTCTCGCTCCCATCGCTCCCGGGCTGCCAGCGGGAGGCGATCATCCGCCAATCCGTTGCTGGTGCGGAGCCCGAGATAGATCTCTTCCAGCGCCACCGCTTCGGCATCCAGCTCCTCCTGCCCCACCACAGCACTCTCCCCCGCCGTCACCGCCGCGAGATACGCGGTCCAATCCCGCAGGTTCCACTGGCGTGACGCTCCGAATCCGCTGTGCGCCGCCGGCCCCAGACCGATGAAGGAGTCGCGGGTCCAATAGGCACTATTGTGCCGCGCCTGATGCCCGGGGCGCGCCAGGTTGGAGACCTCGTAATGCTCGTAGCCGGCGGAGGTCACGCGCCCGTGGGCGGTGAGAAACTCCGCCGCATAGCGCCGCTCGTCCACGGCGGCGACTTCTCCCCGGGCAATCCAGCGGTCCAGCGGGGTTCGCTCCTCCACGGTGAGGCCGTACAGCGAGAGGTGCTCGGGCTCCAGCGCCAGGGCCTGAGCCAGGTCACCCTCCCAGTCCCGATGGAGCGACGCCGGCAGTCCGAAGATGAGGTCGAGCGAAAGACTCCCGATGCCGGCCTGGCGGATTATCTCCACCGCCGCCGGCACCTGTTTGGCCGAATGGGTTCGGTGCATCCACCGCAGCACCAGCGGATCGAACGACTGTACGCCGAGAGAGATCCGGTTGATGCCGGCCGCCCGCCAGGCGGCCGCGGCCGCCGGCGTCACGTCTTCGGGATTGGCCTCCAGCGTCACCTCGGCGCCTGGAGCGATTTCACGGCGGCCCGCGATGCGCTCCAGGATCCGCGCGATCCCGCCGGGATCGAGTCGTGATGGGGTCCCCCCACCGAAGTAGACTGTCTTCACTTCGGGAGCGGCGGCCCAGGCTGGGTGGTCCTGCCAACGCTCCCATTCGCGCGAGACCGCCTCCACATACGCGTCGGTGGGCGTCTCGCGGCGGACCGCGATGGCGAAATCGCAATAGCTGCAGCGCCGCGCGCAGAAGGGAACGTGGAGATAGAGGTGCATCCGGAAATCTACCCCGAGCACGCTCGAGGCTCAGTCTTACCGCCGGCGGAAGAGCCGGCCGGGGCACTGCTCGACCACACCCGCCAGCTCGAGGCCACAGAGCAGCGAAAGGAGGTCACCTGCGGGTCGGGAGGATCGGGCCACCAGCGCGTCCAGATGCAGCGGTGCGGCATCGAGGAGCAGGGCCAGCGCCCGCTCCTCGTGAGTGAGCGACTCGGGCAGCGGTGTGATCTGGACCGGGCTCGCCGGCTGGGGCTTGTCACCCTGAGCGAAGCGAAGGGCCCGCTCGCACTCGGGATAGTGCTGCAGCAGATCGACCGGCTCGAGAAAAGGAGTGGCACCGTCCCGGATCAGGCGATTGCACCCGACGGACACCGCACTGGTGACCGGGCCTGGCACCGCGAGCACCTCGCGGCCCTGGTCGAGCGCCGTCCCGGCCGTGATGAGCGCGCCGGAGCCGACGGCGGCCTCAACCACCACGGTAACTCGGGCGAGGCCGCTGATCAGCCGGTTTCGCCGGGGAAAGCTGCCGGCGTGGGGCTTCTCGCCAGGGGAAAATTCGCTCAGCAGCAGTCCCCGCGCCCTGACCCGCTCGTACAGCTCCCGGTTGGCCGCCGGGTAGACCACACCGAGACCGTTGCCCAGCACGCCGATGGTGCTGCCGCCGGCATCGAGCGCACCGCAGTGCGCCACTGCGTCGAGCCCGCGCGCCATGCCGCTCACCACCAGGACCCCCATGGCCGCGGCCTCCGAAGCGAGCAGCCGGCACACCTCCGCCCCATAGGCGGTGTGATCCCGGCTGCCCACGATGGCGACGGCCGGCGGGTCCAGCAGACGGAGGTCGCCCAACGCGAACAGGACCGGCGGCGGATCGGGAATGATGCGCAGGACCGGGGGAAACTCGGGGTCTATGCTGAGGAGCACTCTTCCGCCCAGGCGCTCGGTGGCCTCGACCAGGCGTCTCCCGTCCTCAGGCGAGGCGCTCTTGAGGGCGGTGGCGGCGGCGCGAGAAAAGCCGGGCAAGGCGCCCAAAAGCTCGAACGGCGCCGCGAGGGCGCCGAGTGGGGTCTGGAAGGCAGCGAGAAGAGCGTCGAGTCTGGCGGGGCCGATCCCGGGCACCTGGGCCAGCGCCAGATAGGCGAGTCGCTGGTCGTCCATCTACTCGTCGTCCATGAAATCCCAGTAGCCGGCAACCTGGGATAGATCTCCCGGGGCGGCGTCCGCCTCCGGCCGCTCGGCCGACTTGGCGTGTTCCACGAACTTCCAGAAGTACCCCTTCAATTCCTCCAGTCCCAGGCCGGCCGCGCTGGATACGGCAAGCACGCCCGCTGCATCCGGGGCGGAAATTTCCGGAAGCGGATCGGACGCGGGCAGGAGATCACGCTTGGTGAGGAGGACGATGTGGGGCTTGGCCGCGAGCGCCTCGCTGTAGAGCTGGACCTCCTGCCGCAGCCGATGGTACACGGCCTCCGGCTCCGAGCTGTCGAGCGGCACCAGAAACGCCAGCACCCGGGTCCGCTCCACGTGCTGCAGAAAGCGCAGGCCGAGGCCTTTGCCCTGGTGCGCGCCTTCGATGATGCCGGGGATATCGGCCAGCACGAAGCTGCGGTGCCCGGAGAGCTTCACCACGCCGAGGTTGGGCTCCAGTGTGGTGAACGGGTAGTCGGCGATTTTGGGCCGGGCGGCGGAGAGCACCGAAAGCAGTGTGCTCTTCCCGGCGTTGGGCTCGCCGACCAAGCCCACATCGGCGATGAGCTTGAGCACCAGCTCGATCTGTCGCTCCTGGCCTTCTTCGCCGGGCTCCCACTCGCGGGGTGCCTGGTGGGTTGAAGTGGCGAACCGGGCGTTGCCCCGCCCGCCCCGCCCGCCGCGAGCCACCAGGAGCGTATCGCCGGGGCGGAGCACCTCGCCGATGAGCTGCCCGCTGTCCGCCTCCCGCACCACTGTGCCGGGCGGTACCGGAAGGAAGACATCGGGCGAGGAAGCTCCGGTCTGGGTCTTCCCCCTGCCATGCTCCGCCCGCTCGGCCTTCCACACGGTGCGATAGCGGTAGTCGAGCAGGGTGGCGAGATTGGCGTCGGCCCGGACGTAGACGCTGCCGCCCTGGCCACCGTCACCGCCGTCGGGGCCGCCCTTGGGCTTGTACTTGAAGCGGGCGAAGGAGGATGCCCCGGAGCCACCGGTGCCCGCCGCGACCCGCACCACCGCGCGATCGATGAACATCAGTTGCCCGGCGACCAGCCTTCCCGCACGCTGCGCCAGAGCTCCTTCACTTTCTTCCACTGATCGAACGAGAGCAGCGGATTGACGATGGAGAGCACCCCTTCGATCTGGCCGAACGACGCACCGGCATTGAGCGCCCCCCGGAGATGGGAGTGGAGCTGCTTGGGGGCCTCCAGCACCGCCGTTTGCGCCACCGTGCAGAGCTCCCTGCGCATGAGGTCGAGCCCGGGCCGGCCCAGGGTGCGGCCGTAGCCCTCGGTGATCATCCACGAGTCGATGGCCGGGTGAAGGCCTCTGACGCTCTCGCGCAGCTTCCGGTAGTTCTCGCCATAGATGACGCTGCAGACCTCCTCGCCCCGGCGGGTCCACTCGGCGACCTGACCGTAGTCCTGGCCCTCGTCAGTACCGGCCGCCGGCACCCCGCTGAACTTGCGCCAGACCCCGAATGCGATGAGGGCCCGGGGATAGCCGACCATGAGCACCGACTGGAGAATCAGCTCCTCGACCCACACCGGCGGCACCTGCGAGGAACGCAGCGGGCCGACACGCTCGCGCAGCTCCGGCTCGTACCCCTGGGCGATCGCCGCGGCGAATCGCACGAGATCGCGACTCTGAGGATCGAGGCTGTCTTGTTTCGCCATCCCATCCTACCTCGAATGAGGAGAGATCCCGCATCGGATTCCCGCGCGCCCGCATCCGGACCACGCAGCCCGCCGCTCGAAGATAGCGGCTTACTTCTGCCCCTGCCTCTTCGTACCTTTCGCGCCCATGCCCGCCATCATGCGCCGTCTCATCGTCGCCGCCACGCTGGCCGGCGCGCTGGCACCATCGCGCATGAACGCCCAGGCCTCACCCTACCTGCCCCTCGATGACCCGCGGCTCCCGTTGCTGGAGCACCTCATCGCCCGAGGCGACATCGACGATCCATCGCCCATGATCCGGCCGTTCCGGCGGATCGATGCCGTGCGGGTCCTGATGGCGGCCGACACGGTGTCCGAGGATGCCGCCCCGCGCTGCGGACGTTCAGCGACGCTCATCCACTCGCTGCGGCAGAGTCTCGCCGATCCGCCGGGAGAGAATATCTGGCGGATCGCCGGGCGGGCGGGCGGGCAGGCCTACAGCCACCTGCGGCGGGACGTGCTGCACCCGCTCGGTCCCGACGGGGTCCGGCCCTACGCGGACTTCACCGGCGAGGCCACCATCGGCGGCTTTGCCCTGGCGGCCCGTCCGGCGGCGGAGCC is drawn from Gemmatimonadales bacterium and contains these coding sequences:
- the obgE gene encoding GTPase ObgE, producing the protein MFIDRAVVRVAAGTGGSGASSFARFKYKPKGGPDGGDGGQGGSVYVRADANLATLLDYRYRTVWKAERAEHGRGKTQTGASSPDVFLPVPPGTVVREADSGQLIGEVLRPGDTLLVARGGRGGRGNARFATSTHQAPREWEPGEEGQERQIELVLKLIADVGLVGEPNAGKSTLLSVLSAARPKIADYPFTTLEPNLGVVKLSGHRSFVLADIPGIIEGAHQGKGLGLRFLQHVERTRVLAFLVPLDSSEPEAVYHRLRQEVQLYSEALAAKPHIVLLTKRDLLPASDPLPEISAPDAAGVLAVSSAAGLGLEELKGYFWKFVEHAKSAERPEADAAPGDLSQVAGYWDFMDDE
- the dnaJ gene encoding molecular chaperone DnaJ; translated protein: MSDFYTLLGVPRDAPDGEIKKAYRKLAMEFHPDRNAAPDAEAKFKEITEAYEILRDPQKRAAYDRYGKAGVGAGAGGFGFHHVDLSEALNIFMRDFGGLGGLESIFGAGQRADNRRGQDVRVHVRLTLGEVASGVKKSVKFKSLERCTVCEGSGAKPGTRPATCSTCGGSGEVRRAARSMFGQFVSVSACPTCGGEGAVVQHPCEACRGEGRVRTDKTVAVEIPAGVSSNNYLTLRGQGAAGPRNGPAGDLLVMLEIKDDDRFERQGDDLFFDLPLSFSQAALGGDFEVPTPYGAERVRIPAGTQPETVLRLKGRGLPVLGQSRKGDLLVRIHVWTPERLSEEQERLFRELAKLEGEPPTRSPGFWSKLKEALGA
- a CDS encoding four-helix bundle copper-binding protein gives rise to the protein MASRDPGTHPNQEMEHCIDNCTTCHRICLETAARHFRGEAAIAETHVRLLLDCAEICATSADFMIRGSELHAHTCQACAAICDRCADECDRAGEDPHMAACAEICRRCAETCREMAGAIH
- a CDS encoding RsmE family RNA methyltransferase, translated to MITVLVPAGAHPAGSRAPIDENEAHHLRVRRVEAGDPVGLRDGAGLIGTGRAVQEGQSWLVEVDAAAAAPRPAELILAVGAGDRERFVWLVEKATELGVTTVVPLLTERTAGVATRVREQHLPKLRRHALETLKQCGAAWAPMV
- the dprA gene encoding DNA-processing protein DprA, with product MDDQRLAYLALAQVPGIGPARLDALLAAFQTPLGALAAPFELLGALPGFSRAAATALKSASPEDGRRLVEATERLGGRVLLSIDPEFPPVLRIIPDPPPVLFALGDLRLLDPPAVAIVGSRDHTAYGAEVCRLLASEAAAMGVLVVSGMARGLDAVAHCGALDAGGSTIGVLGNGLGVVYPAANRELYERVRARGLLLSEFSPGEKPHAGSFPRRNRLISGLARVTVVVEAAVGSGALITAGTALDQGREVLAVPGPVTSAVSVGCNRLIRDGATPFLEPVDLLQHYPECERALRFAQGDKPQPASPVQITPLPESLTHEERALALLLDAAPLHLDALVARSSRPAGDLLSLLCGLELAGVVEQCPGRLFRRR
- the hemW gene encoding radical SAM family heme chaperone HemW; protein product: MHLYLHVPFCARRCSYCDFAIAVRRETPTDAYVEAVSREWERWQDHPAWAAAPEVKTVYFGGGTPSRLDPGGIARILERIAGRREIAPGAEVTLEANPEDVTPAAAAAWRAAGINRISLGVQSFDPLVLRWMHRTHSAKQVPAAVEIIRQAGIGSLSLDLIFGLPASLHRDWEGDLAQALALEPEHLSLYGLTVEERTPLDRWIARGEVAAVDERRYAAEFLTAHGRVTSAGYEHYEVSNLARPGHQARHNSAYWTRDSFIGLGPAAHSGFGASRQWNLRDWTAYLAAVTAGESAVVGQEELDAEAVALEEIYLGLRTSNGLADDRLPLAARERWEREGWAQSSRGRIRLTAEGWLRLDALTASVSG
- a CDS encoding 50S ribosomal protein L11 methyltransferase gives rise to the protein MTWWAVDVRTPAEHRERTSAWLVAHTGHTVEERNDGTLVTFAEDEPAATALIAALSAAEGGPVDAQSRPLESVDWSIRWREGLGSRRFGRLIVMPSWITGDADPDATTVVLDPENAFGSGEHGSTRAALVLLERYLHAGDRVLDLGSGSGILAIAAAKLGAARAIGIDNDAEATVVGQRNAERNEVRGVVEFLDGDAADLTRLLGPADLVLSNILRTVNVALLPAIGPALRPGGLGIFSGMEVAESDLFRPALAGAGFEIQEETADAGWWAVAAAHP
- a CDS encoding carboxymuconolactone decarboxylase family protein codes for the protein MAKQDSLDPQSRDLVRFAAAIAQGYEPELRERVGPLRSSQVPPVWVEELILQSVLMVGYPRALIAFGVWRKFSGVPAAGTDEGQDYGQVAEWTRRGEEVCSVIYGENYRKLRESVRGLHPAIDSWMITEGYGRTLGRPGLDLMRRELCTVAQTAVLEAPKQLHSHLRGALNAGASFGQIEGVLSIVNPLLSFDQWKKVKELWRSVREGWSPGN
- the hrcA gene encoding heat-inducible transcriptional repressor HrcA translates to MQDQLSERELRVLEAVVQTYIETAEPAGSQTIARRFGLGVSPATIRSTMSELEEKGYLFHPHTSAGRIPTDRAYRRYVNEIMRLAPPSHEAQHALRTELTGSRNAVEEILRRAAQVLGVLTQELGVAVAPALNELVLERLELVPVSSERLLLVFNLGGGVVRTIFVEVPGRLSPESVQDVARVLNERLAGLTLQAIRTNLPERLRDAASSSKGGELFNIFIAEREGIFGLPEEGSAVVLGSAQMLAEQPEFASNSRMRELLRLTEGRDLLKEALVLRRQRGLSITIGAENSDARLNEFTLVTASYEAGDLKGVIGVMGPTRMPYDKIIGLVEHTSRLVEGLLE